One Eriocheir sinensis breed Jianghai 21 unplaced genomic scaffold, ASM2467909v1 Scaffold3, whole genome shotgun sequence genomic region harbors:
- the LOC126991547 gene encoding histone acetyltransferase p300-like: MSTDKRVRPASDSESSDSESPADKQLRLESGSESDEAALIPLPDSSDEDWVVVGRVRDRNHRSHPPPPPSPPRSRSPLGNSATPTLPCGSRPTPLPRSTAAAPTAATSTASTAAPSSASAAPHSTPLGAVSHPEQAAARYAAASPATPRVVVPPTPGFETALDLAEALEEELGLRFQMRFLENGSVLVTPPSEKALLALMDTTSVHGKAVQLRLMGDATTKGVVTTYPVAMPVKALLRHPSVVTAERCMTRDNLATRQVLISVRGPLPGMLDLGSWGVFYTRPFNAEPLRCYRCQQYGHHRSRCNRQAVCGMCSGQHMTEACLAKYKAGESVTALCPNCRQHPHAWSRRCPSRLNIVDRGIQRQEEWRAAHNPSRPAWTGRSRSRSQRRPAPIGQTTLASREHFPALPPPATSRGNAAPAVPPPATPPPLPATQNHPASTSTPAPPPRPASASVPSTQLTPAIPPPALPQCVRRRRNRGPRPSLIAPAAPLVPPPGHVLVTRAALEGMLASFALALTGLLKLTPDEAALRVIAKTTVEECFPTVDNPVSSPATPLQTPVVAPPTVRTTAREDAPPPAAEARMEVDAPSQAAVAPAVSVAQPAQASQTAKPRSHIPVRAAPTRSRIPQPKGMVTPKRRGQAPSRAAAPVITPGASSATDR, from the coding sequence ATGTCTACGGACAAGCGTGTCCGCCCCGCTAGCGACTCGGAGAGCTCCGACTCCGAGTCGCCTGCGGATAAGCAGCTACGCCTTGAGTCGGGGAGTGAGAGTGATGAGGCGGCCCTTATCCCGCTCCCCGACTCTTCTGATGAGGATTGGGTGGTGGTAGGACGGGTGCGTGACCGTAACCACCGCTCccacccacctccgccaccttcgCCTCCCCGCTCCCGTTCACCACTTGGCAACTCTGCTACCCCCACCCTGCCCTGCGGCTCACGCCCGACGCCGTTACCCCGTTCTACTGCTGCTGCCCCCACTGCTGCCACCTCAACTGCCTCCACCGCTGCTCCTTCATCTGCCTCCGCCGCTCCCCATTCCACCCCGCTCGGTGCCGTCTCGCACCCCGAGCAGGCTGCTGCCCGCTACGCTGCTGCATCTCCTGCCACACCCAGGGTTGTCGTCCCTCCAACACCGGGGTTCGAGACTGCCCTCGACCTGGCGGAGGCCCTGGAGGAGGAGCTCGGGCTCCGCTTCCAGATGCGCTTCCTGGAAAACGGCAGCGTGCTGGTCACCCCGCCTTCCGAGAAGGCCCTCCTTGCTCTCATGGACACCacgtcggtgcatgggaaggcggTGCAGTTGCGGCTGATGGGCGACGCAACCACCAAGGGCGTGGTGACCACTTACCCGGTTGCCATGCCTGTCAAGGCTCTTCTCCGACACCCGAGCGTCGTCACGGCAGAGCGGTGTATGACGCGCGACAACCTAGCCACGAGGCAGGTCCTCATCTCGGTGAGGGGCCCCCTGCCAGGCATGCTGGACCTGGGGAGTTGGGGCGTATTCTACACGCGCCCCTTCAACGCCGAGCCCCTCCGTTGCTACCGCTGCCAGCAATACGGCCACCATCGCTCCCGCTGCAATCGCCAGGCAGTGTGCGGCATGTGCTCGGGGCAGCACATGACGGAGGCCTGCCTTGCGAAATACAAGGCCGGCGAGAGCGTGACCGCCCTCTGCCCCAACTGCCGCCAGCACCCCCACGCGTGGAGCCGGCGCTGCCCCTCCCGGTTGAACATAGTGGACCGGGGAATCCAGCGGCAGGAGGAGTGGCGTGCGGCACACAACCCCTCTCGGCCGGCGTGGACCGGGCGTTCCCGCTCGAGGTCCCAGCGTCGGCCTGCCCCAATCGGTCAGACAACGCTCGCCTCCCGGGAGCACTTCCCGGCCCTCCCACCACCGGCCACGTCTCGCGGCAACGCTGCTCCGGCTGTGCCGCCGCCAGCCACGCCTCCTCCACTGCCCGCCACGCAAAACCACCCGGCCTCCACCTCAACACCAGCCCCTCCCCCGCGCCCGGCATCCGCCTCGGTCCCCTCCACGCAGCTCACTCCCGCAATACCTCCACCGGCCCTCCCCCAGTGCGTGAGGCGTCGAAGGAACCGCGGGCCACGCCCTTCCTTGATCGCGCCAGCTGCACCCCTGGTTCCTCCTCCCGGCCATGTCCTGGTCACCAGGGCTGCACTAGAGGGGATGCTGGCGAGCTTCGCTCTGGCGTTAACCGGCCTCCTAAAGCTCACACCGGACGAGGCGGCGCTGCGAGTCATCGCGAAGACGACGGTGGAGGAGTGTTTCCCCACCGTCGACAATCCGGTCTCGTCTCCCGCCACCCCGCTGCAAACTCCAGTTGTTGCGCCTCCAACTGTGCGGACCACTGCCCGCGAGGACGCTCCACCTCCCGCGGCGGAGGCCCGCATGGAGGTCGACGCGCCCTCCCAGGCAGCAGTGGCACCTGCCGTCTCGGTGGCCCAGCCAGCGCAGGCGTCCCAGACCGCCAAGCCCCGCTCACACATCCCAGTGCGGGCGGCTCCAACCCGCTCCCGCATCCCGCAGCCCAAGGGCATGGTGACCCCGAAGCGCCGAGGGCAGGCCCCCTCGCGCGCGGCGGCCCCTGTGATCACCCCGGGGGCCTCCTCGGCGACCGACCGCTAA